From the genome of Streptococcus lutetiensis, one region includes:
- a CDS encoding metal ABC transporter permease: MEFINDLMTYHFLQNALVTAVVIGIVSGAIGCFIILRSMSLMGDAISHAVLPGVAISFILGINFFIGAVIFGILASFIITFIKENSVIKGDTAIGITFSSFLALGVILIGVANSSTDLFHILFGNLLAVQDSDKWVTIVISGIVIGFLIIFFKELLVTSFDPILAESMGMNVKFFHYLLMVLLTLVSVTAMQSVGTILIVAMLITPAATAYLYVNSLKAMVLLSSGIGAITSIIGLFLGYTFNIAVGSSIVLTSAFIFLVSFFISPKQSFMK, encoded by the coding sequence ATGGAATTTATTAACGATTTAATGACCTATCATTTTTTACAAAATGCTTTGGTAACGGCTGTTGTTATTGGAATTGTTTCAGGAGCTATTGGCTGCTTTATTATTTTACGTTCAATGTCACTGATGGGAGATGCAATCTCACATGCAGTATTACCCGGAGTAGCTATATCTTTTATTTTAGGAATTAACTTTTTTATTGGAGCAGTTATCTTCGGTATATTAGCTTCTTTCATCATAACTTTTATTAAAGAAAATAGTGTTATTAAAGGGGATACAGCTATTGGTATTACGTTTTCATCTTTTCTAGCGTTGGGTGTTATTCTGATAGGAGTAGCCAACAGTTCAACAGACCTCTTTCATATTCTATTTGGAAATCTTTTAGCCGTACAAGATAGTGATAAATGGGTTACTATAGTTATTTCAGGAATTGTAATAGGGTTTCTTATTATTTTTTTCAAAGAATTGTTAGTAACCTCTTTTGATCCAATTTTAGCGGAATCAATGGGGATGAATGTCAAATTTTTTCACTATCTTTTGATGGTACTATTAACTTTAGTTTCTGTAACAGCGATGCAGAGCGTAGGGACTATTTTAATTGTAGCAATGCTGATTACCCCCGCAGCAACAGCCTATCTTTATGTGAATAGTCTTAAGGCGATGGTACTCCTATCATCAGGAATTGGAGCGATTACTTCGATTATAGGGTTATTTTTAGGCTACACGTTTAATATAGCAGTAGGCTCTAGTATCGTTTTAACCTCAGCCTTTATCTTCTTAGTTAGCTTTTTCATATCTCCAAAACAATCTTTTATGAAGTGA
- a CDS encoding metal ABC transporter ATP-binding protein: MIEIQGLNVIYNNDYQALANVSITLEEGNIIGVIGPNGAGKSTFMKALLGLVSCTGMITISHERVNSLRGKVAYVEQKSHVDYHFPITVKECVSLGTYQRVGLFRHLRKKEWGKVENVLRQVKLEEFSNHPISTLSGGQFQRMLIARCLIQEQDILFLDEPFVGIDLVSEQIIMNLLQSLRREGKTIVIVHHDLSKVSDYFDKVVILNKKLVGYGNVATTFTPDALKKAYGDSIVVL; this comes from the coding sequence ATGATAGAGATACAAGGATTAAATGTTATTTATAATAATGATTATCAAGCCTTAGCTAATGTGTCAATTACTTTAGAAGAAGGAAATATTATTGGTGTTATTGGACCAAATGGTGCAGGGAAATCAACTTTTATGAAAGCACTATTAGGGTTGGTTTCTTGTACAGGAATGATTACTATTTCACACGAAAGAGTTAATAGTTTACGTGGGAAAGTGGCTTATGTTGAGCAAAAAAGTCATGTTGACTATCATTTTCCTATTACTGTTAAGGAGTGCGTATCCCTTGGTACTTATCAACGAGTTGGACTTTTTCGACATTTAAGGAAAAAAGAGTGGGGAAAGGTTGAGAATGTTTTAAGGCAAGTAAAGTTAGAAGAATTTAGTAATCACCCTATTTCCACTTTATCCGGAGGACAATTTCAACGAATGTTAATTGCTCGATGTTTGATTCAAGAGCAAGATATTCTTTTTCTAGATGAACCGTTTGTTGGGATAGACCTGGTGAGTGAACAAATTATTATGAATTTATTGCAATCACTAAGAAGAGAGGGAAAAACGATTGTGATTGTTCATCATGATTTAAGTAAGGTATCGGATTACTTTGATAAAGTAGTCATTTTGAATAAAAAGTTGGTAGGCTATGGGAACGTAGCTACTACTTTTACTCCTGATGCTTTAAAAAAAGCTTATGGGGATTCGATTGTTGTATTATAA
- a CDS encoding metal ABC transporter substrate-binding protein, protein MKKITSLICLLLIICILGACATTRTSEKNKLNVVVTNSILSDITQNIGKDKINLHSIVPIGQDPHEYEPLPEDVKKTTNSDIIFYNGINLETGGNAWFTKLVKNAHKEANKDYFAVSDGIDVIYLEGKNDLGKEDPHAWLNLENGIIYAKNIAKQLIAKDPKNKEFYTKNLTSYINKLDKLDQEAKQKFSKIPENKKLIVTSEGCFKYFSKAYGVPSAYIWEINTEEEGTPEQTTSLVRKLKEGPTPSALFVESSVDDRPMKTISKETGIGIYSKIFTDSIANKGEEGDSYYSMMKWNLDKIAEGLSQ, encoded by the coding sequence ATGAAAAAGATAACATCACTCATATGTTTATTACTAATAATATGTATTTTGGGAGCATGTGCTACTACAAGGACATCAGAAAAGAATAAGTTAAATGTTGTTGTGACTAATTCTATATTATCTGATATTACTCAAAACATTGGTAAGGATAAAATAAACTTACACAGTATTGTTCCTATTGGTCAGGATCCACATGAATATGAGCCACTTCCTGAAGATGTTAAAAAAACAACAAATTCAGATATTATTTTTTATAACGGTATCAATTTAGAGACTGGTGGAAATGCATGGTTCACCAAATTAGTTAAAAATGCTCATAAAGAAGCTAATAAAGACTATTTTGCGGTAAGCGATGGTATTGATGTCATATATCTTGAGGGAAAGAATGACTTAGGAAAAGAAGATCCACATGCATGGTTAAATTTAGAAAACGGTATTATTTATGCAAAAAACATTGCGAAACAATTGATAGCTAAAGATCCTAAAAATAAAGAATTTTATACCAAAAATCTTACCAGCTATATTAATAAACTTGATAAATTAGATCAGGAAGCTAAGCAAAAATTTTCAAAAATCCCAGAAAATAAAAAATTAATTGTTACAAGTGAAGGATGTTTTAAATATTTTTCTAAAGCGTATGGCGTGCCATCAGCCTATATTTGGGAAATTAATACTGAGGAAGAAGGAACACCTGAGCAGACTACTAGCTTAGTTAGGAAATTAAAAGAAGGACCAACGCCGTCAGCATTATTTGTGGAGTCAAGTGTTGATGACCGTCCAATGAAAACAATTTCTAAAGAAACAGGAATTGGGATCTATTCAAAAATTTTTACGGATTCTATTGCTAATAAAGGTGAAGAAGGGGACAGCTATTATAGTATGATGAAGTGGAATTTAGATAAAATAGCCGAAGGATTATCTCAGTGA
- a CDS encoding 2-hydroxycarboxylate transporter family protein produces MKKLKDIKIAGLSLPLYTALVIILAVVIAMGKLPLNMVGITFMLVVLGHLFYFLGERLPFWNTYLGGGSVFTLLLAAILASTGLIPKSVISATSSFMSDWGFLDFYIAALICGSILGMNRKLLVKASAKFIPVALLSMVIGFFATGAVGALLGQGFGHSVMYISFAQMAGGMGAGIVPLSKIYAAGLHTDASSILSQLAPATTLGNIFAIIGAIVLARGFANTKFNGHGVLIPVDKDDLKKSEAPLDPTKTGVGMMLAFALFLIGVILNAFIPKVHSYAFMIIIVFVLKALDIVPKPLEEAVVMFNRVIMTNLTHAVLAGIGLSMIDLSSLAQAMTWQFVLISLTSVVSMGLASWILGQVLGMYPVETAIGAGMINNSMGGTGNIAVLSAADRMEMIAFAQMANRLGGAIVLILGGILIQFLH; encoded by the coding sequence ATGAAAAAATTAAAAGATATTAAAATTGCAGGTCTTTCTCTACCGCTTTATACGGCTCTGGTTATCATTTTAGCTGTTGTTATTGCTATGGGAAAACTACCGCTCAACATGGTTGGAATTACTTTCATGTTGGTCGTTTTAGGACATCTTTTCTACTTTCTTGGTGAACGATTACCATTTTGGAATACTTACCTTGGTGGTGGGTCAGTCTTTACCTTGCTGTTAGCCGCAATCTTAGCTTCAACAGGATTGATTCCAAAATCAGTTATCTCAGCCACTTCTAGTTTCATGAGTGATTGGGGCTTTCTAGATTTTTATATTGCAGCGCTTATTTGTGGCTCAATTCTAGGAATGAACCGCAAACTTTTGGTGAAAGCCTCTGCTAAATTCATTCCTGTCGCTCTTTTATCAATGGTTATCGGTTTCTTTGCTACTGGTGCTGTTGGGGCTTTGCTCGGTCAAGGCTTTGGACATTCTGTCATGTACATTTCATTTGCCCAAATGGCAGGAGGAATGGGTGCAGGAATCGTGCCATTATCCAAAATCTATGCGGCTGGATTGCACACAGATGCCTCATCAATCTTGTCACAATTAGCCCCAGCAACCACGCTAGGAAATATTTTTGCCATTATCGGTGCCATTGTGTTGGCGCGTGGATTTGCTAACACCAAATTCAATGGGCACGGTGTGCTCATCCCTGTTGACAAAGACGATTTGAAAAAATCTGAAGCTCCGCTTGACCCTACAAAAACCGGTGTCGGAATGATGCTTGCCTTTGCCCTTTTCCTTATCGGCGTTATCTTAAATGCCTTTATTCCAAAAGTGCACAGCTATGCCTTTATGATTATTATTGTCTTTGTTCTCAAAGCGCTTGATATTGTACCAAAACCATTAGAAGAAGCAGTGGTTATGTTTAATCGTGTGATTATGACTAACTTGACACACGCTGTTTTGGCAGGTATTGGGCTTTCAATGATTGATTTGAGTTCATTAGCGCAAGCCATGACATGGCAATTTGTCCTTATCAGTTTAACATCTGTTGTGTCAATGGGACTTGCTAGCTGGATTTTGGGACAGGTTCTCGGTATGTATCCAGTTGAAACAGCTATCGGTGCTGGGATGATTAACAATTCCATGGGTGGCACAGGAAATATCGCTGTGCTTTCTGCGGCGGACCGCATGGAAATGATTGCCTTTGCCCAAATGGCAAACCGCCTAGGCGGCGCAATTGTCCTCATCCTAGGAGGAATCCTTATCCAATTTTTACATTAA
- a CDS encoding malolactic enzyme — MRGHDILNNPFLNKGTAFTMEERKELGLLGILPPYVQTIEEQAEQAYQHFLRKPSNLEKRHFLMEIFNTNRTLFYYLFNQHIVEFNPIVYDPVIAETIEEYSELYVDPQYAAYLDINHPENIEETLKNAAGDRDIRLIVVTDAEGILGIGDWGVQGVDISVGKLMIYTAAAGIDPASVMPLVIDAGTNRKELLENPMYLGNRHERVTGDKYYEFIDKFVQTAENMFPKLYLHWEDFGRSNAANILNKYKKEIPTFNDDIQGTGIVVLGGIFGAMDITGEKLTDQVYLCYGGGSAGAGIADRVHAEMVSEGLTPEEAYKHFFMIDKQGLLFDDMEDLTPAQKPFAKKREDFADCGDMTSLLNVIKTVKPTILVGTSTDAGAFTKEVVEAMCENTERPVIFPISNPTKKLEATAKQVIEWSDGKAFVATGVPSGTVSYKGVDYQIGQANNALIYPGLGLGMLASEASLLTDEMIGAAAHSLSGLVDPGQPGAPVLPPFQYVAEVSIKVAEAVAKKAQEQGLAQAEEKDMAKAVRDLKWYPKY, encoded by the coding sequence ATGCGTGGACATGATATTTTAAACAACCCATTCTTAAATAAGGGTACTGCTTTTACCATGGAAGAACGTAAAGAACTAGGATTGCTTGGTATTCTACCACCTTACGTTCAAACAATCGAAGAACAAGCTGAACAAGCTTATCAACATTTCTTGCGTAAACCATCAAATCTTGAAAAACGCCATTTCTTAATGGAAATTTTCAACACAAACCGTACGCTTTTCTACTACCTATTCAACCAACACATCGTTGAATTTAACCCAATCGTGTATGACCCAGTTATCGCTGAAACGATTGAAGAATATAGCGAATTGTATGTTGACCCACAATACGCTGCTTACCTTGATATTAATCACCCAGAAAACATCGAAGAAACACTAAAAAATGCTGCTGGTGACCGTGACATTCGTTTAATCGTTGTGACAGATGCCGAAGGAATTCTTGGTATTGGTGACTGGGGTGTCCAAGGTGTGGATATTTCTGTTGGTAAATTGATGATTTACACAGCTGCTGCTGGTATTGACCCTGCTTCAGTTATGCCACTTGTTATCGATGCTGGTACAAACCGTAAAGAACTTTTGGAAAATCCAATGTATCTTGGTAATCGTCACGAACGTGTCACTGGTGATAAATACTATGAATTTATCGACAAATTCGTTCAAACAGCTGAAAATATGTTCCCTAAATTGTACCTTCACTGGGAAGATTTCGGTCGTTCAAATGCTGCTAACATTCTTAACAAATACAAAAAAGAAATTCCAACATTTAACGATGACATCCAAGGTACTGGTATCGTTGTTCTTGGTGGTATCTTCGGTGCTATGGACATCACTGGTGAAAAACTAACTGACCAAGTTTACCTTTGCTACGGTGGTGGTTCTGCTGGTGCTGGTATTGCTGACCGCGTTCACGCTGAAATGGTTTCAGAAGGTTTGACTCCAGAAGAAGCTTACAAACACTTCTTCATGATTGACAAACAAGGTCTTCTTTTTGATGACATGGAAGATTTGACACCTGCTCAAAAACCATTTGCTAAAAAACGTGAAGACTTCGCTGATTGTGGTGACATGACTAGCCTTCTTAACGTTATTAAAACAGTTAAACCAACAATCTTGGTTGGTACATCAACTGATGCTGGAGCCTTCACTAAAGAAGTGGTTGAAGCAATGTGTGAAAACACTGAACGCCCAGTTATCTTCCCAATTTCTAACCCAACTAAGAAATTAGAAGCAACAGCCAAACAAGTTATCGAATGGTCAGACGGTAAAGCCTTCGTTGCGACTGGTGTGCCTTCAGGTACAGTAAGCTACAAAGGCGTTGATTACCAAATAGGTCAAGCAAACAATGCCCTAATCTATCCAGGTCTTGGTCTTGGTATGTTGGCTTCTGAAGCATCACTTCTTACAGATGAAATGATTGGTGCTGCAGCTCACTCACTTAGTGGTCTTGTAGATCCAGGTCAACCAGGAGCACCTGTTCTTCCTCCATTCCAATACGTTGCTGAAGTGTCAATCAAAGTTGCGGAAGCTGTTGCTAAAAAAGCTCAAGAACAAGGCTTAGCTCAAGCTGAAGAAAAAGACATGGCTAAAGCTGTTCGCGACCTTAAATGGTATCCAAAATATTAG
- a CDS encoding LysR family transcriptional regulator, which translates to MNLRDLEYFYQLGKLKSYTGAAQYFKVSQPTISYAIKRLETELGCDLIIKDPSHRTAELTLQGDIFQSHVEDVLLQIKTAVNEVHQSLNPMMTVGFPPIICNYILTELLEQNENLEPFSQVKAIRGGSRSLMMKLLNGQIDFSLLGSLTPLKNDQLVIHQLFTKDFYVVLSKNHPLANKKELSFQEILFEKFILLDEHNIHLTAFNQLNHRYHDQASVLFKIDDVSVIKQMVAENMGISLLSDIALTSDSDQLVKISLVKEDSITFYVSYAHSKHAVLSEETKKLIDLIEKVS; encoded by the coding sequence ATGAATTTACGTGATTTAGAATATTTTTACCAGCTTGGAAAATTAAAATCTTATACTGGTGCTGCACAATATTTCAAAGTCAGTCAACCAACGATTTCTTACGCTATCAAGCGCTTGGAAACAGAATTAGGTTGTGATTTAATCATCAAAGACCCATCACACCGCACGGCTGAATTAACCTTGCAAGGAGATATTTTTCAAAGTCACGTTGAAGATGTCTTACTGCAAATCAAAACGGCTGTTAATGAGGTGCATCAATCACTAAATCCCATGATGACTGTTGGTTTTCCGCCGATTATCTGCAACTATATTTTGACGGAATTGCTGGAGCAAAATGAGAATCTCGAGCCCTTCTCTCAAGTTAAAGCTATCCGTGGTGGCTCACGAAGCCTCATGATGAAACTTCTCAACGGGCAAATTGACTTTAGTCTGCTAGGTTCACTAACACCCTTAAAAAATGATCAACTAGTCATTCATCAGCTCTTTACTAAGGATTTTTATGTTGTTCTTTCTAAAAATCACCCACTGGCAAATAAAAAAGAGTTGTCATTCCAAGAAATTCTCTTTGAGAAATTTATTCTGCTGGACGAACACAATATTCATCTAACAGCCTTTAATCAGTTAAATCATCGCTATCATGACCAAGCATCTGTCCTTTTCAAAATCGATGATGTGTCTGTCATCAAGCAAATGGTCGCTGAAAATATGGGCATCTCACTTCTTTCTGACATTGCTCTAACTAGCGATTCTGACCAACTGGTCAAAATCTCTTTAGTCAAAGAAGATAGCATCACATTTTACGTTAGCTATGCCCACTCAAAACACGCTGTTTTGTCAGAAGAAACTAAGAAATTAATTGACTTGATTGAAAAAGTATCGTAA
- the dltD gene encoding D-alanyl-lipoteichoic acid biosynthesis protein DltD: MLKRLWQILGPVICAFLLVVISLGSVSLSNKSHSLKVEKKDAVSLSKTGFKSKYKKVRALTDPKHRFVPFFGSSEWLRFDKMHPSVIAEAYNRSYTPYLLGQRGSASLTHFYGIQQINNELKNKQAVYFISPQWFTAKGANAAAFQTYFSSGQAIDFLQNQKGTAYDRYAARRFLKLYPDSSYKEMMEKVAEGKKLSTADKRKLKTQSIIYQKEDAFFSRVSLIDHYDGKVVSQAKKLPDAFSYQHLGKLATADGKKASSGNTFGIDNGFYDIRIKPRLKDLKNSQRKFNYLKSPEYNDLQLVLNQFAENNTNVLFVIPPVNSKWSDYTGLNEDMYQKAVAKIKYQLQSQGFKNIADFSRDGDKAYFMQDTIHMGWNGWVAMDKAVNPFLNKKQSKPNYQINDQFLSKKWAKYTKESDSFY, translated from the coding sequence ATGCTTAAACGCCTTTGGCAAATTTTAGGACCAGTTATTTGTGCCTTTTTGCTAGTTGTCATTAGTCTGGGTAGTGTCTCGCTTTCGAATAAATCGCACTCCCTAAAAGTAGAAAAGAAAGACGCGGTTTCGCTAAGTAAGACAGGATTTAAGAGTAAGTATAAAAAAGTACGTGCCTTAACAGATCCAAAGCACCGTTTTGTTCCGTTCTTTGGATCAAGTGAGTGGCTGCGCTTTGACAAAATGCACCCATCGGTCATTGCTGAGGCTTACAATCGTTCTTACACGCCGTATTTGCTTGGTCAAAGAGGTTCTGCCTCATTGACGCATTTTTATGGCATCCAACAAATCAATAATGAGTTGAAAAATAAACAAGCCGTTTATTTCATTTCTCCTCAGTGGTTTACAGCTAAGGGTGCCAATGCTGCCGCTTTTCAAACTTATTTTAGCAGTGGACAAGCCATTGATTTCTTGCAAAATCAAAAAGGAACAGCTTATGACCGCTACGCTGCTAGACGTTTCTTGAAACTTTACCCAGATTCTTCTTACAAGGAAATGATGGAAAAAGTGGCTGAGGGTAAAAAATTATCAACAGCTGATAAACGAAAACTCAAAACCCAAAGTATCATTTACCAGAAAGAAGATGCCTTTTTCAGTCGTGTTTCTCTTATCGATCATTATGATGGTAAGGTTGTCTCTCAAGCTAAAAAGTTACCAGATGCCTTTTCATATCAACATCTAGGGAAATTGGCGACAGCTGATGGTAAAAAAGCAAGTAGTGGTAATACCTTCGGAATCGACAACGGTTTTTATGATATTCGTATCAAACCGAGATTGAAAGACTTAAAAAATTCTCAACGTAAATTTAACTACTTAAAATCTCCAGAATACAACGATTTGCAGTTGGTATTGAATCAATTTGCCGAAAATAATACTAATGTTCTTTTTGTGATTCCTCCAGTTAATAGCAAATGGTCTGATTATACTGGACTTAACGAAGACATGTACCAAAAAGCTGTTGCTAAGATTAAATATCAATTGCAAAGCCAAGGTTTTAAAAATATTGCAGATTTCTCAAGAGATGGTGACAAAGCTTACTTTATGCAAGATACTATCCACATGGGATGGAATGGTTGGGTCGCAATGGACAAAGCTGTTAATCCATTCTTGAACAAAAAACAAAGCAAGCCAAACTACCAAATCAACGACCAATTTTTAAGTAAAAAATGGGCTAAATACACTAAAGAGTCCGATTCATTCTATTAA
- the dltC gene encoding D-alanine--poly(phosphoribitol) ligase subunit DltC — MDIKSDVLAIIDDLFMEDVSDMMDEDLFDAGVLDSMGTVELIVELESHFDIDIPISEFGRDDWNTANKIIAGIEELRNA, encoded by the coding sequence ATGGATATTAAATCAGATGTATTAGCAATTATTGATGATCTTTTTATGGAAGATGTTTCAGATATGATGGATGAAGATTTGTTCGATGCGGGTGTGCTTGATAGCATGGGAACTGTCGAATTAATCGTTGAATTGGAAAGTCATTTTGATATTGATATTCCAATTTCAGAATTTGGGCGTGATGATTGGAATACCGCTAATAAAATCATTGCTGGAATAGAGGAACTTCGCAATGCTTAA
- the dltB gene encoding D-alanyl-lipoteichoic acid biosynthesis protein DltB — protein sequence MIAFLHQLPHLEAYGNPQYFLYLIVAVLPIFIGLFFKKRFPVYEALVSLAFIILMLTGKNLYQIVSLLAYVVWQIFLIFSYKTYRKKYNNKWVFYLWVFLAVFPLAWTKITPLMTIDKHQSLFGFLGISYLTFRAVGTIMEMRDGVLKEFSLWQFLRFLLFMPTFSSGPIDRFNRFDEDYKNIPDKDELLDMLEESVRYLMLGFLYKFILAYIFGTLFMAPLKEEALEMGGVFNIATLGVMYTYGFDLFFDFAGYSMFALAISNLMGIKSPVNFNQPFKSRDLKEFWNRWHMSLSFWFRDFVFMRLVKVLVKHKIFKNRNVTSSVAYIINMLIMGFWHGLTWYYIAYGLFHGVGLVINDAWVRKKKKINRERKKQGLSPLPDNKWTQGLGIFITFNVVMLSFLLFSGFLDQLWFPQSPVK from the coding sequence ATGATAGCATTTCTTCATCAGTTGCCACACTTAGAGGCTTACGGCAATCCGCAGTATTTTCTTTACCTGATTGTGGCTGTCTTACCTATTTTTATCGGATTATTTTTCAAAAAACGATTTCCTGTTTATGAAGCTTTGGTTAGCTTAGCTTTCATTATTTTGATGCTGACAGGGAAAAATCTTTATCAGATTGTGTCTCTTTTAGCTTACGTGGTTTGGCAAATTTTTCTGATCTTTTCTTACAAGACTTATCGGAAAAAATATAATAACAAGTGGGTATTTTACCTCTGGGTCTTCTTAGCTGTCTTTCCACTAGCGTGGACTAAGATTACCCCTTTGATGACCATTGATAAACATCAATCGCTCTTTGGATTTTTAGGGATTTCTTACCTAACTTTCCGTGCAGTTGGCACAATTATGGAAATGCGAGATGGTGTCTTAAAAGAGTTTAGTTTGTGGCAATTTTTGCGTTTCCTTCTCTTTATGCCAACTTTTTCAAGTGGACCAATTGATCGCTTCAATCGCTTTGATGAGGATTATAAAAATATTCCTGACAAAGATGAACTGCTTGATATGCTTGAAGAAAGTGTTCGTTACTTGATGCTTGGATTTCTTTACAAGTTCATCCTAGCTTACATTTTTGGAACGCTATTTATGGCGCCGCTAAAAGAAGAAGCCCTGGAAATGGGCGGAGTCTTTAACATTGCTACGCTAGGTGTTATGTACACCTATGGTTTTGATTTATTCTTTGACTTTGCGGGTTATAGCATGTTTGCGTTAGCTATTTCAAATCTTATGGGGATTAAAAGTCCAGTTAACTTTAATCAGCCTTTTAAATCACGCGATTTGAAAGAATTTTGGAATCGTTGGCACATGAGTTTATCTTTTTGGTTCCGTGATTTTGTTTTCATGCGTTTGGTTAAGGTCTTGGTTAAGCACAAAATCTTTAAAAATCGCAATGTCACATCAAGCGTCGCTTATATTATTAATATGTTAATCATGGGATTTTGGCATGGGTTAACATGGTACTATATCGCTTATGGACTATTTCATGGTGTAGGTCTTGTGATTAATGATGCTTGGGTTCGTAAGAAGAAAAAAATCAATCGTGAGCGCAAAAAACAAGGACTCTCACCTTTGCCTGACAACAAATGGACACAAGGTCTTGGTATTTTCATCACCTTTAATGTTGTGATGTTATCATTCTTACTATTTTCAGGTTTCTTGGATCAATTATGGTTCCCACAATCACCTGTAAAATAA
- the dltA gene encoding D-alanine--poly(phosphoribitol) ligase subunit DltA, giving the protein MLHDMIERIEHFAQTQGDFPVYNILGDVHTYRDLKENSDSLAAYIDFLKLEEKSPVLVFGGQEYDMLATFVALTKSGHAYIPVDQHSALERIEAILEVAEPSLIIAVGDFPLEITNIPMITLDQLQTIFAQKTDYQLTHSVKGDDNYYIIFTSGTTGKPKGVQISHDNLLSFTNWMISDKEFSVPERPQMLAQPPYSFDLSVMYWAPTLALGGTLFALPKELTTDFKRLFTTINELPIGVWTSTPSFADMAMLSNDFNQETLPHLTHFYFDGEELTVKTAQKLRSRFPKARIVNAYGPTEATVALSAVAITDEMLATCKRLPIGYTKADSPTFVIDENGKALPNGEQGEIIVSGPAVSKGYLNNPERTQVAFFEFEGLPAYHTGDLGVMTDQGMLLYGGRMDFQIKFNGYRIELEEVSQNLNKSEYIKSAVAVPRYNKDHKVQNLLAYVVLKEGVAEQFDRQLDITKAIKEDLKDIMMDYMMPSKFLYRDSLPLTPNGKIDIKGLMNEVNSR; this is encoded by the coding sequence ATGTTACACGATATGATTGAGAGAATTGAGCATTTTGCTCAGACACAAGGAGATTTCCCTGTCTATAATATCTTAGGAGATGTTCACACTTATCGCGATTTAAAGGAAAATTCAGATTCGCTTGCAGCTTATATTGATTTTTTGAAGCTGGAAGAAAAATCTCCCGTTCTTGTTTTTGGAGGACAAGAGTATGACATGTTGGCTACTTTTGTGGCATTAACAAAATCTGGACATGCTTATATTCCTGTTGACCAACATTCAGCTCTGGAACGCATTGAAGCGATTTTAGAAGTGGCAGAGCCAAGTTTGATTATTGCTGTAGGTGATTTTCCTTTAGAAATAACGAATATTCCAATGATTACGCTTGACCAATTACAAACGATTTTTGCTCAAAAAACGGACTATCAATTGACTCACTCTGTTAAAGGCGATGACAATTATTATATTATCTTTACGTCTGGGACAACAGGAAAACCAAAAGGGGTGCAAATCTCACACGACAATCTCCTAAGTTTCACTAATTGGATGATTTCTGACAAAGAATTTTCAGTGCCAGAACGACCACAAATGTTGGCGCAGCCGCCTTATTCGTTTGATTTGTCAGTTATGTATTGGGCACCAACGCTAGCCCTTGGAGGGACACTTTTTGCACTTCCAAAAGAATTAACAACAGATTTTAAACGACTCTTTACAACCATTAATGAATTGCCGATTGGGGTTTGGACATCAACACCATCATTTGCTGATATGGCTATGTTGTCAAATGACTTTAATCAAGAAACATTGCCACATTTGACGCATTTTTATTTCGATGGGGAAGAGTTAACAGTAAAAACAGCGCAAAAATTGCGTAGCCGTTTCCCGAAAGCACGCATTGTTAATGCTTATGGTCCGACAGAAGCTACTGTTGCCCTTTCTGCGGTAGCTATCACCGATGAGATGCTAGCAACTTGCAAACGTCTGCCGATTGGTTACACCAAAGCAGATTCACCAACTTTTGTCATTGATGAAAATGGCAAAGCTTTGCCAAATGGCGAGCAAGGTGAAATCATTGTCTCTGGTCCTGCTGTTTCAAAAGGGTATCTCAATAATCCTGAACGCACACAAGTTGCTTTCTTTGAATTTGAAGGCTTGCCAGCTTATCACACTGGAGATTTGGGTGTGATGACTGACCAAGGCATGCTCCTTTACGGCGGACGCATGGACTTCCAAATCAAATTCAACGGTTACCGTATCGAGCTTGAGGAAGTTTCACAAAATCTTAACAAATCAGAATATATCAAGTCAGCTGTCGCTGTTCCGCGTTACAACAAAGACCACAAGGTACAAAATCTTCTAGCTTATGTGGTGTTAAAAGAAGGTGTCGCAGAACAATTTGACCGTCAATTGGACATCACTAAAGCGATTAAGGAAGACTTGAAAGATATCATGATGGATTATATGATGCCTTCAAAATTCCTTTACCGTGATAGCTTGCCGCTTACACCAAATGGTAAAATCGATATCAAAGGCTTGATGAACGAGGTAAATAGCCGATGA